The proteins below come from a single Jaculus jaculus isolate mJacJac1 chromosome 12, mJacJac1.mat.Y.cur, whole genome shotgun sequence genomic window:
- the Agtr1 gene encoding type-1 angiotensin II receptor has translation MTLNSSTEDGIRRIQDDCPQAGRHNYIFVMIPTLYSIIFVVGIFGNSLVVIVIYFYMKLKTVASVFLLNLALADICFLLTLPLWAVYTAMEYRWPFGHHLCKIASASVSFNLYASVFLLTCLSIDRYLAIVHPMKARLRRTVLVAKVTCIVIWLLAGLASLPAVIHRNVFFIENTNTTVCAFHYESQNSTLPIGLGLTKNVLGFLLPFLIILTSYTLIWKALKSAYDIQRNKPRNDDIFRIIMAIVLFFFFSWVPHQIFTFLDVLIQLGLIRDCRTADIVDTAMPITICMAYFNNCLNPLFYGFLGKKFKKYFLQLLKYIPPKAKSHSSLSTKMSTLSYHPPENASASAKKTAPCLHVE, from the coding sequence ATGACCCTCAACTCCTCCACAGAAGACGGCATCAGAAGAATTCAGGACGACTGCCCCCAAGCTGGGAGACACAACTACATATTCGTCATGATCCCCACTCTGTACAGCATCATCTTCGTGGTGGGGATATTCGGGAACAGCTTGGTGGTCATCGTCATTTACTTCTACATGAAGCTGAAGACCGTGGCCAGTGTCTTTCTCCTGAACTTAGCGCTGGCTGACATCTGCTTCCTGCTGACCTTGCCGCTGTGGGCCGTCTACACGGCCATGGAGTACCGCTGGCCCTTCGGCCACCACCTGTGCAAGATCGCCTCGGCCAGCGTCAGCTTCAACCTCTACGCCAGCGTGTTTCTGCTCACGTGCCTCAGCATCGACCGCTACCTGGCCATCGTCCACCCCATGAAGGCCCGCCTGCGCCGCACGGTGCTCGTGGCCAAGGTCACCTGCATCGTCATCTGGCTGCTGGCCGGCCTGGCCAGCCTGCCAGCTGTCATCCACCGCAACGTGTTCTTCATCGAGAACACCAACACCACGGTGTGCGCCTTCCACTACGAGTCCCAGAACTCCACACTCCCCATAGGCCTGGGCCTCACCAAAAACGTCCTGGGATTCCTGCTTCCCTTCCTCATCATCCTCACCAGCTACACCCTGATCTGGAAAGCGCTGAAGTCGGCCTACGACATCCAGAGGAACAAGCCGAGGAATGATGACATCTTCCGCATAATCATGGCCATCgtgctcttcttcttcttctcctggGTTCCCCACCAGATATTCACCTTCCTGGACGTGCTCATCCAGCTGGGCCTCATCCGCGACTGCAGGACGGCGGACATCGTGGACACGGCCATGCCCATCACCATCTGCATGGCCTACTTCAACAACTGCCTCAACCCGCTCTTCTACGGCTTCCTGGGGAAGAAGTTTAAAAAGTActttctccagctcctgaaatACATCCCCCCGAAGGCCAAGTCGCACTCCAGCCTGTCCACGAAAATGAGCACGCTGTCCTACCACCCTCCCGAGAACGCCAGCGCCTCCGCCAAGAAGACCGCGCCGTGTCTCCACGTGGAGTGA